The Candidatus Bathyarchaeota archaeon region TGCCCGCCGAATTGCCGTGAATGCGTAGATGTCTGCCCGATAACTGGAACTCTGACAGTTGGCGATGACCAAAAAGTAGTGGCTGACGAACAAACCTGCACCTTCTGCGGTGCATGCAAAAACGTCTGCCCCAAACCGGAAGCCTTAACGGTACATCGAACCAAAGTTTTCCACACACCCGTCCACTCAGGAGCATGGAACAAAACCCTTGAGAGAATAACCAGCCCAAGTGACGCTGTTAAAGAGTTCAAAGCGCAGGCAGCCAAGACAAGGCGAAAACTGGTTTTGCACCGTTTTGAAGTAGAGGAAATGAAGAAGAAATGAGCACCCCACAAAATCCTGCTAAACCCGAAGAACTCCGCGTTGGAGTATTCGTTTGCCACTGTGGCTTAAACATAGCTGGCACCGTAGATGTGCATGCAGTCGCGGAATACGCCAAAACCATCCCTGATGTGGTTTACGTTAAAGAAAACCGCTACACCTGCGCGGACCCGGGACAAGAAGAAATCCGCAAAGCCATCCGCCAACAAAAACTCAACCGCGTCGTCATAGCCGCCTGCAGCCCCCGCATGCATGAACCCACCTTCCGCCGAACAGTCGCCGAAGCAGGACTCAACAGCTTCCTCTACGAAATGGCAAACATCCGCGAATTCGCATCCTGGTGCCACCAAAGCGACCCAGCCGCCGCAACAGAACGCGCCAAAGACTCGGTGAAGATGGCGGTTGCAAAAGTTCGCTTGATGCAGCCTCTTCAAACGATCGAGGTGCCAGTCACCAACAAGGCGCTTATCATCGGTGGCGGCATCGCGGGAATTAACGCTGCACTGGACTTGGCTGAGCAGGGCTTTAAAGTCTACATGCTTGAGAAAACGCAAAGCATCGGCGGACACATGGCAGCGCTCGACAAGACGTTCCCAACTTTGGATTGCAGCATCTGCATCGAAGGTCCAAAGATGGTGGACTGCGCTCGCCACCCCAACATCACAATCTTTGCCAACAGTGACCTTGTCAAATGCGAAGGTTACATAGGCAATTTTAAGGTCAAAATTCGCAAAAACCCCCGCTACGTTATTCCAGAGAAATGTACGGGTTGCGGGGAATGCAAAGACGCCTGCCCCATCGAGTACCCCAACGAATGGGACAACAACCTTGGCACCCGCAAAGCCATCTCAGTTCCCTTCGACCAAACGGTGCCGTTGGTTTACAGCATTAACCGTGATTACTGTATCGAATGCTTCAAATGTACTGAAGCCTGTGGGGAACGTGACGCGATTGATTTTGACCAGAAACCCGAAGAAGTGGACATAGAAGTCGGCGCAATCATCGTTTCCACGGGTTTTGACGTTTACGAACCCTATGATATGCCGCTCTTGGGTTATGGTAAATACCCCAACGTCGTCACAGGAATGGAGTTTGAGCGTTTGATTCTCGCGGCGGGTCCAACAGGCGGCAAAGTCATTCGCCAATCTGACGGCAAAAAACCCCACCGTATAGCTTTCATACTCTGCGTTGGTAGCCGAGATAAACAGCATTACCCTTACTGCAGCAACTTTTGTTGCATGTACACGCTCAAGCATGTGGTGCAGCTTAAGGAGAAGTACAAACAAGACGTCGAAGTCTATCTTTTCTACATGGATATACGCAGCCCAGGTAAAGGTTACGAAGAATTCTATGACCGCGCACGCGAACGCGGCGTGAACTTTATCCGCGGCAGGGTTAGCCGAATTGACGAAGACCCCACAACCCACAACTTAACAGTGCACAGTGAAGATTCACTGCTGGGTCAACCCATCGAAGTCGAAGTGGACATGGTTGTACTTGCCACAGCATCTATTCCTAAAAAGGGCTCAGACGAAATCGCCCGCATCCTCAACCTCAGCCGCGACGCCAACGGCTTCTTCATGGAGGCCCACCCCAAACTCAAACCCCTAGATGCACCCACTGACGGAGTCTTCTTTGCTGGTGCCTGTGCGGGTTTGAAGGATATTCCTTACAGTGTTTCGCAGGGCAGCGGGGCTGCGTCACGTGCGGCAACGGTGATTAGTAAGCCGAAGTGGAAGATTGAACCAATAATCAGCATCGTGGACGAAGAGAAGTGCAAGAAATGCGGTGTCTGCGTTGACAAATGCCCATATGGCGCCATACGCCAAGAAGACGGGAAAGCCGCCACAATCGTGACGGCCAGCTGCCATGGATGCGGAACATGCGTCGCCGAATGCCCCTCACACGCCATCACCCAGATGCACTTTACTGACGCCCAGGTTTTGGCTCAAATCCGCGCTGCACTGGAAACTAATCCTGAAGACAAAATCCTCGCCATACTTTGTAACTGGTGTAGCTATGCAGGTGCAGACCTTGCAGGCATCAGCCGATGCGATTACCCTGCAAGCGTCCGCGCAATCCGCGTGATGTGCAGTGGAAGAGTTGCCCGCGAATTCGTGCTGGAAGCGCTGCGGTTGGGTGCAGGTGCGGTGTTGATTGGTGCATGTCATTTGCCCTATGACTGTCACTACATAAGCGGTAATTACAAGATGAAAGAGAGAACCGACGCGCTTAAAGCCATGCTGACCAAGCTAGGTATGAGTCCAGAGCGGTTCCGAGTGGAATACGTTTCAGCCGCGGAAGGCATCCATTACGCTGAAGTTATCAAAGAAATCGACAGCCAACGTAAGGCATTGGGCAAAGAGCGGATTCAAGCTGAAAACGCAAAACTAAAGCCAATCCTTGAAAACATGCTTAAACGCAGGTAACCATGTTGGATTCACGCGACCTCTCAGCGCAGAGGGCCCCTCCCTTATTTAAAGGCGGAATGAATGAGTTGTATCTCCACAGTTGAAGGGTAGTCTCTTTCTTTAGAAAAATACTTAAATCCACTCTCCCTAAAGTCAAGAACTATGTTGGAAACTTGGCTGGTCGCGCAGATAATTGCTTTTGGGGTATTCTTTTGGTTTAGCTCCTATCTTGCGTATCGGCGGCAAGCTAAACTGGCAAAGAAAAATAAACGTGGCTTTGCCGTGCTGGTTTAGTTTTATCCTGAAAAATTATAATACTTGTTTCCCGTTGACAACACAGAGAGGGGAACAAATTGGATTACGCTGTTGAAGCATCTTCTCTGACTAAGCAGTTTGGGCAAATACGTGCCCTTGACGGCATAAGCTTTCACATCCGACCAGGCGAGATCTTTGGTTTAATCGGACCTAACGGGGCAGGTAAAACCACAACTATACGTATGGTCTGCACGTTAATCAAACCTACCTCGGGAACCATAAACATCTACGATTACGATGCAGTGAAGCAGCCAGAGAAAACCCGCTCAATCATAAGTTACCTTCCAGAAGAATCAGGCGCGTACCCTAACCTCACAGGCTGGGAATACCTTAACTTCATGGCGAAACTGCAAGCAAAGCAGGGCACAAACATAAAAGACATCGTCAACGAGGCTGCTGAAATCTGCGGGCTAGGCGACCGATTAAAGGATAAAGCTAAAACCTACAGTAAAGGCATGAAAAGGCGTCTCCTCGTTGCAAGGGCACTTATGACTAAGCCCAAGCTAGCGGTGCTTGATGAACCCGCAAGCGGCCTCGACGTTATGCACGCGTATCATGTGCGAGAAATCGTTAAGCAGTACGTGAAACAGCACGGCGTTACAGTCCTACTCAGTAGTCACAACATGCTTGAAGTAGAATATCTCTGCAACCGTGTGGTACTTATCAACAAGGGGCATTTGGTCGTGGAAGGCGAACCCAAACAACTCAAAGCGCAATATAAGTGTGAGAACCTTGAAGAGGTTTTCATGAAGGTGGTTGGCGTTGCTTAAGGGTTTCACGACTATTCTTGTTAAAGAACTCAAAGAGTTGATGCGTGACCCCAAAATCCTAGTAGGCATGATTGTCCTGCCCCTGATTATGTTTCCAGTTTTGGGGTTGGTGCTGGGTTACGCCGCTGAAACCGCCCAGTCCGAAGCGCTCCGAGCCACGCTTCTGGTAGTGGACAACGACAACGGTGCATGGAGCAGCATCTTTGTAAACTACATGAACAGCAGCGGCTTAAACGTAGCCTTGATAAATAACACGTCGCCACAGCAAGTCGTCGACCAAGGCTTACTAGCACAATACAACAGCACCACCTTCGCTGTCATACCGCAAGGCTTCAGTGAAAACCTAACCAGGCACGCCTCAGGTGAAACCAACATAACAGGCACAATAAACGTTTATGGAGTTTTCAACGCTGGCGGCGGCATATTTAGCGGCATCGGTGGCTCCACAGTGGGCGCTTTAGTTTCTGGTTTCAATCGCGCGGTTGCGCCCGATTTAGTGGTTACTTCACAATCCAGCATCATAAAAGGCCAAATCCAAGAAGGCGTAGATGCAAGCGTCCTCTCAGGCTTGATGCTGTCGCAGTCGATTGCGTTGCCGATTACGATTATGATTATGCTGACTTATGCAATGCAGATTGCAGCCACAAGCGTCGCCATGGAGAAAGAAGAAAAAACCCTTGAAACCCTCCTCACAGTGCCAGTGGATCGATTCGCCATATTGATGGGCAAAGTCTCAAGCACCATCATCGTCGCAGGCGTCGCCTCAATCACGGTGCTCATAGGCTACAATTACATGTTGGGCTCCATTTCGATGGGGATCACGAGTAGCGTGGGCGGAAGCGTTGACCTCGTCGCGTTGGGTCTTGTGCCCTCCGTTGCAGGTTACGCTCTGCTGGGCGTAAGCCTCTTTTTCACGTTGCTCTCGGCTTTGGCACTGGCGGTTGTGATGTCCGCATTTAGCGAGAACGTTCGCGGCGCACAGGCATTGGTTGGCTACATATACCCGTTGATTTTCTTGCCCGCGATGGCGCTGATTTACCTTGACTTAAACTCGCTTCCGACGGCGTTGCAGGCGGTTTTCTACGCGATTCCCTACAGTCACCCCATCATCGCTTCCAAAGCAGTCATAGCAGGCAACTACCTCACCGTAGTCCTAGGCATAGTCTACGTGGCCGCCTTCACCGTGGTAATAATGTACATTGCTTCCAGACTGTTCGCAACTGAGAAGATCCTTACAGCTAAGCTTATGTTTGGCAAGAAAGGCGC contains the following coding sequences:
- a CDS encoding ABC transporter ATP-binding protein, which translates into the protein MDYAVEASSLTKQFGQIRALDGISFHIRPGEIFGLIGPNGAGKTTTIRMVCTLIKPTSGTINIYDYDAVKQPEKTRSIISYLPEESGAYPNLTGWEYLNFMAKLQAKQGTNIKDIVNEAAEICGLGDRLKDKAKTYSKGMKRRLLVARALMTKPKLAVLDEPASGLDVMHAYHVREIVKQYVKQHGVTVLLSSHNMLEVEYLCNRVVLINKGHLVVEGEPKQLKAQYKCENLEEVFMKVVGVA
- a CDS encoding ABC transporter permease — protein: MLKGFTTILVKELKELMRDPKILVGMIVLPLIMFPVLGLVLGYAAETAQSEALRATLLVVDNDNGAWSSIFVNYMNSSGLNVALINNTSPQQVVDQGLLAQYNSTTFAVIPQGFSENLTRHASGETNITGTINVYGVFNAGGGIFSGIGGSTVGALVSGFNRAVAPDLVVTSQSSIIKGQIQEGVDASVLSGLMLSQSIALPITIMIMLTYAMQIAATSVAMEKEEKTLETLLTVPVDRFAILMGKVSSTIIVAGVASITVLIGYNYMLGSISMGITSSVGGSVDLVALGLVPSVAGYALLGVSLFFTLLSALALAVVMSAFSENVRGAQALVGYIYPLIFLPAMALIYLDLNSLPTALQAVFYAIPYSHPIIASKAVIAGNYLTVVLGIVYVAAFTVVIMYIASRLFATEKILTAKLMFGKKGAKKQQTNE
- a CDS encoding hydrogenase iron-sulfur subunit, encoding MAQIRAALETNPEDKILAILCNWCSYAGADLAGISRCDYPASVRAIRVMCSGRVAREFVLEALRLGAGAVLIGACHLPYDCHYISGNYKMKERTDALKAMLTKLGMSPERFRVEYVSAAEGIHYAEVIKEIDSQRKALGKERIQAENAKLKPILENMLKRR